One genomic segment of Archaeoglobus neptunius includes these proteins:
- the cas3 gene encoding CRISPR-associated helicase Cas3', with protein MACNTVDRAMEVYAQMKDAGHKVMLLHSRFTYGDRDEKERKLMHNLKDYDFVVATQVVEVSLDVSFESILTEPATLDALIQRFGRVNRRGFGNPRDVYILTEGSENDDKIYNPYKIVEKSIKILEDFNGEPLWESKIPELISDAYSPASEKLEKEVVNCWETAKDLFSDLKPLGHGEDESQFYEMFQGLEVVPSKFEGKVTELIDKGKGIEVQKYLVPLPYWKYYAIINNFGEVFNHSKVKNKGFIVANLKYSKELGLLNEPSETEIV; from the coding sequence ATTGCATGCAACACTGTGGATAGGGCTATGGAAGTATACGCACAGATGAAAGATGCAGGCCATAAAGTCATGCTACTTCATAGCAGATTCACATACGGAGACCGGGATGAAAAGGAGAGAAAGTTGATGCACAATCTAAAAGATTACGACTTCGTTGTAGCTACTCAAGTAGTTGAAGTTTCTCTTGATGTTAGCTTTGAGTCGATATTAACCGAACCAGCAACACTCGATGCTCTAATCCAGCGATTTGGAAGGGTGAATAGAAGGGGGTTTGGAAACCCAAGAGATGTTTATATCCTTACAGAGGGATCGGAAAACGATGATAAAATCTACAATCCCTATAAAATTGTGGAAAAAAGTATTAAAATTCTCGAAGATTTTAATGGAGAACCTCTTTGGGAATCGAAGATTCCAGAGCTAATAAGTGATGCTTATTCTCCAGCGAGTGAAAAGCTTGAAAAAGAGGTTGTAAATTGTTGGGAGACTGCAAAAGACCTATTCTCAGACCTTAAACCTCTTGGACATGGTGAAGATGAAAGCCAATTCTACGAAATGTTCCAAGGACTCGAAGTTGTACCGTCGAAGTTTGAGGGAAAGGTCACTGAGCTAATAGACAAAGGAAAAGGAATAGAAGTTCAAAAATATCTCGTTCCGCTACCTTACTGGAAATATTACGCTATAATAAACAATTTTGGCGAAGTTTTTAACCACTCGAAAGTCAAAAATAAGGGCTTTATTGTTGCAAACCTGAAATACAGTAAAGAACTTGGATTACTCAATGAACCATCCGAAACTGAAATTGTCTGA
- the cas3 gene encoding CRISPR-associated helicase Cas3': MKVCFAKFNPHDLLESHVNDVINVLKSIKTAFPWLGDIFPEIWKLSFYSALIHDIGKCAVGFQKNPKKWGYRHEILSTPFTQFLKIPEEQRMLVTLAVLTHHKTIDEIRDIVPTKEHRSEYDEKIDELFENSDYIEGIFMPKVPFWEAYFFSTRNPPYLFHFPANWKKKVREFDFWQVVSWYEKYWRDRKVELILLRGLLNATDHLASAGEISVQVLPSIVETLELKLPRQNWRPKQKEAWRTDGNLILRAPTGYGKTEAALLWAERNSFRVNNDITSRIFYILPYKASINAMHSRILSLFYDPSLVGVLHSTSKFYLYSSALEYKRLSSLYQKIYTPLKVTTPFQIMKSFFGVGFFEMSFTELIGSLLIFDEIHAYEPNVLGIILAILEALKDYKTKSLVMTATLPDFLEKLIKDVLSPKEVNVSDDEVINSRDTE, translated from the coding sequence ATGAAAGTCTGCTTCGCCAAGTTTAACCCTCATGATCTGCTCGAAAGTCATGTAAACGATGTAATAAACGTGCTAAAAAGCATAAAAACAGCTTTCCCATGGCTTGGGGACATCTTTCCTGAAATTTGGAAACTATCTTTTTATTCTGCTTTGATACATGATATTGGTAAGTGCGCTGTAGGATTTCAGAAAAATCCAAAAAAATGGGGCTACAGACACGAGATCCTTTCGACGCCTTTTACCCAATTCCTGAAAATTCCTGAAGAACAAAGGATGCTCGTGACCCTTGCTGTTCTGACTCACCATAAAACTATCGATGAAATACGAGATATTGTACCAACTAAGGAGCATAGGAGCGAATATGATGAAAAAATAGATGAACTTTTTGAGAATTCGGATTACATAGAAGGGATATTCATGCCAAAAGTTCCATTCTGGGAAGCTTATTTTTTCAGTACGAGGAATCCACCATATTTATTCCATTTTCCCGCAAATTGGAAAAAGAAAGTGAGAGAATTTGACTTCTGGCAAGTAGTTAGTTGGTATGAAAAATATTGGAGAGACAGAAAAGTGGAACTGATACTACTTAGAGGACTTCTCAATGCAACAGATCATTTGGCTTCAGCTGGGGAGATTAGTGTTCAAGTACTTCCCAGTATCGTTGAGACACTTGAATTAAAGCTTCCAAGGCAAAATTGGCGTCCCAAACAGAAGGAGGCGTGGAGAACAGATGGTAATCTTATTCTCAGAGCTCCAACTGGATATGGCAAAACTGAAGCTGCACTGCTTTGGGCTGAAAGAAACTCTTTTCGAGTTAATAACGATATTACGAGCAGAATTTTTTATATCCTTCCTTACAAAGCCAGCATAAACGCCATGCACTCCCGCATCCTCAGCCTGTTCTATGATCCATCTTTGGTTGGAGTTCTCCATAGCACCTCAAAATTTTACCTTTATTCTTCAGCTCTTGAATACAAACGCCTTTCTTCGCTATACCAGAAGATATATACCCCGTTGAAGGTCACAACTCCATTTCAGATTATGAAGTCTTTCTTCGGTGTCGGCTTCTTTGAGATGTCATTCACTGAACTAATAGGGTCTCTTTTAATCTTTGATGAAATCCATGCTTATGAGCCTAACGTCCTCGGTATAATTCTCGCAATACTTGAAGCTTTGAAAGATTATAAAACCAAGTCACTCGTTATGACGGCCACTCTTCCAGACTTCCTTGAAAAGCTGATAAAGGATGTGTTATCTCCAAAAGAGGTGAACGTTTCGGATGATGAGGTAATAAATTCACGAGACACAGAGTAA
- a CDS encoding DUF6290 family protein, producing MAVITVRIDDETKKLMNEVRINWSEFIREAIRKKIEEEKNRNLAKAILINERLRRKSKGEAKAEEIIRQFREDRYGENRN from the coding sequence ATGGCTGTAATTACCGTGAGGATAGATGATGAGACAAAAAAACTGATGAATGAGGTAAGGATAAACTGGAGCGAATTCATAAGAGAAGCCATAAGAAAAAAGATAGAAGAGGAAAAAAACAGAAATTTGGCCAAGGCAATACTTATAAATGAAAGATTGAGGAGGAAGAGCAAAGGGGAGGCCAAGGCTGAAGAAATAATAAGACAATTCAGAGAGGACAGATATGGAGAAAATCGTAATTGA
- the cas1b gene encoding type I-B CRISPR-associated endonuclease Cas1b, whose amino-acid sequence MRKRNFYIVSDGKLRRKENTIYFENAEGKRPIPINSIYSIYALGSLTITSQALNYLAREGICVHFFNRYGYYTGSFYPRESLISGDVVVKQAEHYLDREKRLYLAKAFVEGSIMNMARVLRRNGEDDTGVISALQGLENSESVEEVMGAEATARTEYYSKFDSMLSGMKFEKRSRQPPENEVNAMISFGNSLLYSAVLTEIYHTQLHPAVSYLHEPSERRFSLSLDLAEIFKPLLVDRLVISLVNKKMVGEGDFDEDFKGVLLSEKGRKKFLKAFNERLERTVKHRTLGRNVSYQRLIRLECYKLVKHILGVEKYRPFVMWW is encoded by the coding sequence ATGAGGAAAAGGAACTTCTATATAGTATCTGACGGCAAGCTGAGAAGGAAGGAGAATACGATATACTTTGAGAATGCCGAGGGAAAAAGGCCAATTCCGATAAACTCAATATACTCCATATACGCTCTCGGTTCGCTGACCATAACCTCGCAGGCTCTCAACTATCTGGCCAGGGAAGGTATTTGCGTGCATTTCTTCAACAGATATGGTTACTACACCGGTTCATTTTATCCCAGAGAGAGCTTAATTTCCGGAGATGTGGTGGTCAAACAGGCGGAGCATTACCTTGACAGGGAGAAGAGGCTGTACCTTGCAAAGGCTTTCGTTGAGGGTAGTATCATGAATATGGCTCGTGTGCTAAGGAGAAACGGGGAAGATGACACAGGCGTAATTTCAGCTCTTCAAGGCCTTGAAAATTCAGAGAGTGTGGAGGAAGTTATGGGAGCTGAAGCAACGGCAAGGACGGAGTATTATTCAAAGTTCGACAGCATGCTGTCCGGAATGAAGTTTGAGAAAAGGAGTAGGCAACCGCCGGAGAATGAAGTTAATGCCATGATCAGCTTCGGCAACTCTCTCCTGTATTCTGCAGTTCTTACCGAAATTTACCACACTCAACTGCATCCGGCAGTTAGCTACCTCCATGAACCGTCCGAGAGGAGATTCAGCCTGTCGCTTGACCTTGCAGAGATTTTCAAGCCCTTGCTCGTGGACAGACTTGTTATTTCTCTTGTGAACAAGAAAATGGTTGGTGAAGGGGACTTTGATGAGGACTTTAAAGGAGTTCTTTTGAGTGAGAAGGGCAGGAAGAAATTTCTAAAGGCCTTCAACGAGAGGCTTGAGAGGACTGTAAAGCACAGAACACTTGGCAGGAATGTTTCCTATCAACGGCTGATAAGACTGGAATGCTACAAGCTCGTTAAACACATTCTGGGGGTGGAAAAGTACAGGCCTTTCGTGATGTGGTGGTAG
- the cas5b gene encoding type I-B CRISPR-associated protein Cas5b — translation MMRVKLKAWTASFRYPTFQSGYQPTLPVPPPSTIQGILSAAKGETVYLSELPFLGYIFKSNGLGVDLERIYALGKPETDIVKREFLYDAELFLYLPDEWTEFFKKPRYQLLLGRSSDLATVDEIKRIKLEERESIICGTVVPVSLGIPGIVHALVVEYDYTTTPRRARLVRPFIILPYDRGRYKEKVQIPTDPELELGVYLHRWSG, via the coding sequence ATGATGAGAGTTAAACTTAAAGCTTGGACGGCAAGTTTCCGCTACCCTACCTTCCAATCTGGCTATCAACCAACGCTACCCGTCCCACCTCCCTCAACAATTCAAGGTATACTTTCGGCAGCGAAAGGAGAAACTGTATACCTCTCCGAATTACCTTTTTTAGGTTACATTTTCAAAAGTAATGGCTTAGGGGTTGACCTTGAGAGAATCTATGCTCTGGGTAAACCGGAAACTGACATTGTGAAAAGAGAGTTTCTCTATGATGCTGAACTTTTCCTCTATCTTCCTGACGAATGGACGGAGTTCTTCAAGAAGCCCAGATACCAGCTTCTCCTTGGCAGGTCAAGCGATCTTGCAACGGTAGATGAAATCAAGCGTATTAAGCTTGAAGAAAGAGAATCCATTATTTGCGGAACGGTGGTGCCAGTGAGTTTGGGAATTCCGGGGATTGTACATGCTCTCGTGGTTGAGTACGACTACACAACTACTCCAAGAAGAGCAAGACTAGTTAGGCCATTTATCATCCTGCCATACGATAGGGGGAGATATAAAGAGAAAGTACAGATTCCGACCGATCCCGAACTTGAGTTGGGCGTCTATCTTCACAGGTGGAGCGGATGA
- the tsaA gene encoding tRNA (N6-threonylcarbamoyladenosine(37)-N6)-methyltransferase TrmO, protein MDVINYRPVGIIHSPFKGPKGTPIQPAAATGIDGTVEVFPEYAEGLKDIEGFSHIILIYHFHLARGYSLKVKPFLDDQFHGVFATRAPARPNPVGFSVVRLVRVEENVLHVRDVDIVDGTPLLDIKPYVPEFDARETKKVGWLTKNLHKLPVLRDDGRFSGL, encoded by the coding sequence ATGGACGTTATAAATTACAGACCGGTCGGGATCATTCATTCTCCATTTAAGGGACCCAAGGGAACGCCGATACAGCCTGCCGCTGCGACTGGTATTGACGGGACAGTTGAAGTATTCCCCGAATATGCTGAGGGTTTAAAAGATATCGAGGGATTCTCACACATCATTCTGATATATCACTTCCACTTGGCCAGAGGCTACAGCTTAAAGGTAAAGCCGTTTCTGGATGACCAGTTCCATGGAGTATTTGCAACCAGAGCACCAGCCCGTCCAAATCCAGTTGGTTTCTCGGTTGTGCGCCTCGTCAGAGTTGAGGAAAATGTGCTGCACGTACGAGATGTGGACATTGTGGATGGAACCCCTCTGCTGGATATCAAACCCTACGTCCCGGAATTCGATGCAAGAGAGACGAAGAAAGTAGGATGGCTCACAAAAAATCTGCATAAGCTCCCTGTACTGAGGGATGATGGGAGATTTTCGGGGTTGTAA
- a CDS encoding type II toxin-antitoxin system VapC family toxin codes for MEKIVIDASVVVKWFVEEEKSDDALKIRDAYINGKIKLIAPELIVFEVLNALYYKKLFSISELKDISEALEAYSMELYPLRGEYARKTLEVAFENNITVYDAAYVSLAILEDSIMVTADKKLIDSLRDEYGFVRGLEKF; via the coding sequence ATGGAGAAAATCGTAATTGATGCAAGCGTTGTTGTCAAGTGGTTTGTGGAAGAAGAGAAATCAGATGATGCCTTGAAGATAAGAGATGCTTACATTAATGGAAAAATAAAACTCATCGCTCCAGAGCTGATAGTTTTTGAAGTTTTAAATGCTCTTTATTACAAAAAACTCTTCTCAATTTCCGAGTTAAAGGATATTTCAGAAGCTTTAGAAGCTTATTCGATGGAATTGTACCCCCTGAGGGGAGAATATGCAAGAAAAACCTTGGAGGTAGCTTTTGAAAATAACATTACTGTTTACGATGCTGCATACGTCTCTTTGGCCATTCTGGAGGATTCTATCATGGTCACTGCTGACAAGAAGCTTATTGATAGTTTAAGGGACGAGTATGGTTTTGTGAGAGGTTTGGAGAAGTTTTAA
- the cas7i gene encoding type I-B CRISPR-associated protein Cas7/Cst2/DevR, translating into MRFAVGMVLIDAPHSALNMLGIDDSLPDRNVTRVKTLRRGGYRYPYVSPQAWRYWWRKTLNEHFDWELSPLFREEKQVFTAANPLKYKDDDVFGYMRAFKRGGINITVTRISPLKNTPLISVLPERSSITMDEGYASRHEGDPTPYNQEFYSTVLKGAFSLDLEAVGRFTIIGKAGFKNLLTWNDVPKDKSGKPKKGTEEITKEIREMEHISEEFGIVRGEKEWVLPNELRKKRSAETIKAIRYLSGGAKQTQFHTDITPKFVLLMSIDAGINPFISDIVFEDRGEVKFDTEALANRLADLKDILPTKKLYVGCDDGFIRNLGWDVNKMSETLQNAEIEVEFGSVGEAIEKFVKEEIEPYYDES; encoded by the coding sequence ATGAGATTTGCAGTTGGAATGGTCTTGATAGACGCGCCACATTCGGCTCTGAATATGCTTGGTATAGACGATAGTCTCCCAGACAGAAACGTTACAAGAGTGAAGACATTAAGACGTGGAGGATACCGCTACCCATACGTCTCTCCTCAAGCTTGGCGATATTGGTGGAGAAAAACACTCAATGAGCATTTTGACTGGGAACTTTCACCTCTTTTCAGAGAAGAAAAGCAGGTATTCACAGCTGCGAATCCACTCAAATATAAAGATGATGACGTTTTTGGATACATGAGGGCATTCAAGAGGGGCGGAATAAATATTACAGTTACGAGAATTTCTCCATTAAAAAATACTCCGCTAATCTCTGTACTTCCGGAAAGGAGTTCAATTACTATGGACGAAGGTTATGCTTCAAGGCATGAGGGTGATCCGACACCATACAATCAGGAATTTTACTCCACTGTGCTCAAGGGCGCTTTTTCACTTGATCTGGAAGCTGTTGGAAGATTTACTATAATCGGCAAAGCCGGTTTCAAGAATCTCCTTACATGGAACGATGTGCCAAAAGATAAGAGTGGTAAGCCTAAAAAAGGAACGGAAGAGATAACAAAAGAAATTAGAGAAATGGAGCACATATCTGAGGAATTTGGTATAGTAAGAGGTGAAAAAGAGTGGGTCTTGCCTAACGAACTTAGAAAGAAAAGATCAGCCGAAACAATAAAAGCCATACGCTACCTTTCTGGGGGAGCAAAGCAGACCCAATTCCATACAGACATAACACCGAAGTTCGTTTTATTGATGAGCATCGATGCGGGAATAAATCCATTTATAAGCGATATCGTGTTCGAGGATAGAGGAGAAGTTAAGTTCGATACAGAAGCTCTTGCAAATAGACTTGCTGATCTGAAGGATATCTTACCAACAAAGAAGCTTTATGTGGGTTGTGACGACGGATTCATAAGAAACCTTGGGTGGGATGTTAATAAGATGTCTGAAACACTACAAAACGCTGAGATTGAAGTTGAGTTCGGCAGTGTTGGAGAAGCAATAGAAAAGTTCGTAAAAGAGGAGATTGAGCCATACTATGATGAGAGTTAA
- the cas2 gene encoding CRISPR-associated endonuclease Cas2: protein MYVIIAYDVSVERVNKVKKFLRKHLNWIQNSLFEGELTQSDLEEVKMGLREIINEDEDMIVIYRLRSRDVAKREVLGIEKSSVDEII from the coding sequence ATGTATGTAATAATTGCCTACGATGTCAGCGTGGAGAGGGTAAACAAAGTGAAAAAATTTTTGAGGAAGCACCTGAACTGGATTCAAAACTCACTGTTTGAGGGTGAGCTGACACAGTCGGATCTCGAGGAAGTCAAAATGGGGCTGCGGGAAATTATAAACGAGGACGAGGACATGATTGTGATATACAGGTTGAGGTCGAGAGACGTGGCAAAAAGGGAGGTTTTGGGGATTGAAAAAAGCAGTGTGGATGAAATTATTTGA
- the cas4 gene encoding CRISPR-associated protein Cas4: protein MIDEMYIRGVEVNYYFVCKTKLWLFSHNVSLEKESDLVKLGKLVHKEFYRKDRKDVRIGPIAIDVVRKGNELEIQEVKKAKSMEKADLFQMLYYLFYLSNLGIPARGRITYPKSREVVNVELDEKRLRDLEEILREIDGLKRGKMPKPVRKKHCRKCAYFEFCFAG from the coding sequence ATGATTGATGAAATGTACATTAGAGGTGTGGAGGTTAACTATTATTTCGTGTGCAAGACCAAGCTCTGGCTTTTCAGTCATAACGTGAGTTTAGAGAAGGAGAGCGATCTCGTAAAACTAGGAAAGCTCGTCCATAAAGAATTCTACCGGAAGGATAGAAAAGATGTCCGGATCGGGCCAATAGCAATAGATGTTGTGAGAAAGGGAAATGAGCTGGAGATTCAGGAGGTAAAGAAGGCAAAATCGATGGAAAAAGCTGACCTCTTTCAGATGCTCTATTACCTTTTCTACCTGTCAAATCTTGGGATACCCGCCAGGGGCAGAATCACATACCCGAAGAGCAGGGAAGTTGTGAATGTTGAGTTGGACGAAAAGAGGTTAAGAGATCTGGAGGAGATCTTGAGAGAAATTGACGGGCTTAAGAGGGGAAAGATGCCAAAGCCCGTCAGGAAAAAGCATTGCAGGAAGTGCGCTTATTTCGAATTCTGCTTCGCCGGGTGA